The following are from one region of the Candidatus Methylomirabilota bacterium genome:
- a CDS encoding HD domain-containing phosphohydrolase yields MLVVDDDAHVRTLLHQVFLSAGYDCLHASNGQEGLAAFTESRPALTVMDLRMPELDGIAVLSGIRALDRDAAVIVLTGAPDVTTAIESLRLGADDFIVKPVNVDELLIAAERALERRQLLVDRREYQVRLERRVDEATRDLQRAYRQLQDTYRATLETLGAALDSRDVGTEAHSRRVHGYALATARQHGLSDEELVDLAHGVLLHDIGKIGIPDHILLKPGALTPEEWAIMRRHPDIGKRLIENIPFLKGAVPIVYSHHERWDGTGYPQGLKGEVIPLGARIFSVVDAFDAMTFDRPYSKAISFDAAKREIQSCAGSHFDPAVVASFLCVPDAVLAEIRLASFQP; encoded by the coding sequence GTGCTGGTCGTCGACGACGACGCTCATGTGCGGACGCTGTTGCATCAGGTCTTCCTGTCGGCCGGCTATGACTGCCTGCACGCGAGCAATGGTCAGGAGGGCCTGGCCGCCTTCACCGAGTCGCGGCCGGCGCTGACGGTGATGGACCTCCGGATGCCGGAGCTCGACGGCATCGCCGTGCTCAGCGGGATCCGGGCGCTCGACCGCGATGCCGCCGTCATCGTGCTCACCGGGGCCCCCGACGTGACGACCGCCATCGAAAGTTTGAGATTGGGCGCCGACGACTTCATCGTGAAGCCGGTCAACGTCGACGAGCTGCTCATCGCCGCCGAACGGGCCCTGGAGCGCCGCCAGCTCCTCGTGGACCGGCGCGAGTATCAGGTGCGGCTGGAGCGCCGGGTCGACGAAGCCACCCGGGATCTGCAACGAGCCTATCGCCAGCTGCAGGACACCTACCGCGCGACGCTGGAAACCCTGGGCGCCGCGCTGGATTCCCGCGACGTCGGCACCGAGGCGCACTCCCGGCGGGTGCACGGCTACGCGCTGGCTACCGCGCGGCAGCACGGCCTGAGCGACGAGGAGCTCGTCGACCTCGCCCACGGCGTGCTGCTGCACGACATCGGCAAGATCGGCATTCCCGACCACATCCTGCTCAAGCCCGGCGCGCTGACCCCCGAAGAGTGGGCGATCATGCGGCGGCATCCCGATATCGGCAAGCGGCTCATCGAGAACATCCCGTTCCTCAAGGGCGCGGTGCCCATCGTGTACTCCCATCACGAGCGGTGGGACGGCACCGGCTACCCGCAAGGGCTCAAGGGCGAGGTCATTCCCCTGGGGGCCCGCATCTTCAGCGTGGTCGACGCCTTCGACGCCATGACGTTCGACCGCCCGTACTCGAAGGCGATCTCGTTCGACGCGGCCAAGCGGGAGATTCAGAGCTGCGCCGGCAGCCACTTCGACCCCGCCGTGGTCGCCTCCTTCCTCTGCGTGCCCGACGCCGTGCTGGCCGAGATCCGGCTCGCCAGCTTCCAGCCTTGA